One Helicobacter cetorum MIT 00-7128 DNA window includes the following coding sequences:
- a CDS encoding glycosyltransferase family 4 protein, whose amino-acid sequence MVLLESNVLKRALTGIEYYTYVLGSFLQKESELDMHFYYNLSPKQSIISKDMLTKDSFEYSENKIPKISSANHHSQSFKSKIKNVIKKYPHLHKNATRLYKEYLSLKYQNSNIELSKGKMIDLFICPQPYTYTGVIATKGLRAKKRLACIHDLHHLHDYETMLDTHMKSVCKDIDSVLLSTNHMKSFDEIVCFSHYVKREIINYLGFKENQVHVIYHGVREIFKNPPLLETTCFDLPKNFILVVGYKSFRRNTKRLIQAFEKLPHSIKSSTKIVLTGTHSMQNDELALFLEKDFIINLGYVNDDELRYLYSKATLLWWGTLEEGFGYPMIEAFACNLPVLSSCTSCMPEIGGNAAYYCNPYDVEDIKNALEELLEDETLRESYAIKGAKRALLFTEEKSLQKHLALIKRMVSEARAM is encoded by the coding sequence ATGGTTTTATTAGAAAGCAATGTCTTAAAAAGGGCATTGACAGGAATTGAGTATTATACCTATGTGTTGGGGAGTTTTTTGCAAAAAGAGAGCGAGTTGGATATGCATTTTTATTATAATTTAAGTCCTAAGCAATCCATAATTAGCAAAGACATGCTTACAAAAGATTCTTTTGAATATTCAGAAAATAAAATTCCTAAGATAAGTTCAGCTAATCATCATTCACAGAGCTTTAAAAGCAAGATTAAGAATGTTATCAAAAAATATCCACATTTGCATAAAAATGCTACAAGACTTTACAAAGAATACCTTTCTTTGAAATACCAAAACTCCAATATTGAGTTATCTAAAGGTAAAATGATTGATTTATTTATCTGCCCGCAACCTTATACTTACACGGGAGTTATTGCTACTAAAGGCTTAAGGGCTAAAAAACGCCTAGCTTGTATCCATGACTTGCACCATTTACATGATTATGAGACTATGTTGGATACACATATGAAATCAGTTTGCAAGGATATTGATTCTGTGCTACTTTCAACCAATCATATGAAATCATTTGATGAGATTGTGTGCTTTTCGCACTATGTTAAGCGAGAAATTATCAATTATTTAGGCTTTAAAGAAAATCAAGTGCATGTGATTTATCATGGTGTGAGAGAGATTTTTAAAAACCCTCCACTTTTAGAAACAACTTGTTTTGATTTGCCTAAAAACTTTATTCTTGTAGTAGGTTATAAGAGTTTTAGAAGAAATACAAAAAGACTCATTCAAGCTTTTGAAAAACTTCCTCACTCTATTAAATCTAGCACTAAAATTGTGCTAACAGGCACACATAGCATGCAAAATGATGAATTAGCTTTATTTTTAGAAAAAGATTTTATTATTAATTTAGGGTATGTGAATGATGATGAATTGCGCTATCTTTATAGCAAGGCGACACTATTATGGTGGGGGACTTTAGAAGAGGGCTTTGGCTATCCTATGATTGAGGCATTTGCATGCAATTTGCCTGTATTAAGTTCTTGCACTTCTTGTATGCCAGAGATTGGGGGCAATGCAGCGTATTATTGCAATCCTTATGATGTAGAAGATATTAAAAATGCGCTAGAAGAATTACTAGAAGATGAAACTTTAAGAGAGAGTTATGCCATTAAGGGCGCTAAACGAGCTCTTTTATTTACAGAGGAAAAGTCTTTGCAAAAACACCTAGCTTTGATTAAGCGCATGGTTAGTGAGGCTAGGGCAATGTGA
- the ftsY gene encoding signal recognition particle-docking protein FtsY gives MFNFFKKIANKFKSEDIKTPLEIKKRESILKDELEEILISFDIQYDLIESLLKHLSDSITPKQLEVALLRFVRGESYYDKTRLQTISTKPLVHLIVGVNGAGKTTSIAKLAKLSLKQHKKVLLGAGDTFRAAAVKQLQLWGEKLNIQVISAKEGSDPSALAYNTIESAIAKNIDEVFIDTAGRLHNQTNLKNELSKIARTCSKVLKDAPFYKFLILDGTQGSSGLTQAKIFHETLALDGVIMTKLDGTSKGGAILSVLYELKLPILYLGMGEKEDDLIPFDEERFIEDLVDAVFIEQ, from the coding sequence ATGTTTAATTTTTTCAAAAAAATCGCTAATAAATTTAAAAGCGAAGATATAAAAACCCCTCTTGAAATCAAAAAAAGAGAGAGTATTCTTAAAGATGAGCTAGAAGAAATTCTTATTAGCTTTGACATTCAATACGACTTGATAGAGAGCTTATTAAAACATTTAAGCGACTCAATTACGCCTAAGCAATTAGAAGTCGCTTTATTGCGTTTTGTAAGAGGGGAAAGTTATTATGATAAAACCCGCCTTCAAACTATTAGCACAAAGCCCTTAGTGCATCTCATTGTAGGGGTTAATGGTGCAGGCAAAACCACTAGCATCGCTAAATTAGCCAAGCTCTCTTTAAAACAACATAAAAAAGTGCTTTTAGGGGCGGGCGATACTTTCAGAGCCGCTGCAGTTAAACAGCTCCAATTATGGGGCGAAAAGCTCAATATTCAAGTCATTAGCGCTAAAGAGGGCTCAGACCCAAGCGCTTTAGCCTATAACACCATAGAAAGTGCGATAGCTAAAAACATTGATGAAGTCTTTATAGACACCGCTGGAAGATTACACAACCAAACCAATCTCAAAAACGAGCTTTCTAAAATCGCACGCACTTGTTCTAAAGTCTTAAAAGACGCTCCTTTTTACAAATTTCTCATTTTAGATGGCACGCAAGGAAGTTCAGGACTCACTCAAGCTAAGATTTTTCATGAAACTCTAGCCTTAGATGGCGTGATTATGACTAAGCTTGATGGCACTTCTAAAGGCGGAGCGATTTTAAGCGTGCTATATGAGTTGAAATTACCTATTCTTTATTTAGGCATGGGCGAAAAAGAAGATGATTTAATCCCCTTTGATGAAGAACGCTTTATAGAAGACTTAGTTGATGCAGTGTTTATAGAACAATAG
- a CDS encoding 5-formyltetrahydrofolate cyclo-ligase has protein sequence MFREFCKERLKRVRTTRDALVCRLLYPKLKRYKSVLLYCPLKHELDLLPLAFKLRQLNKRVWLPQSLKQANSLCRERFDIAPFRLPLRRLKFFDEPSPSCFYKRRLDCIIVPILGMDMDFRRVGFGAGMYDRSLPKLLKNQRKQPLVVFVSRELIMASKPLTHTYDIQANLYVNPRIVIKNNQKVRYGSQRINLCFIRSHCFLFDNRSNCVSHYEKDLSC, from the coding sequence ATTTTTAGAGAGTTTTGTAAAGAGCGCTTAAAGAGGGTTAGAACCACTAGAGATGCGCTTGTTTGTAGGCTTTTATATCCTAAACTCAAGCGCTATAAAAGTGTGTTACTTTATTGCCCTCTAAAGCATGAGCTTGATTTGTTGCCTTTGGCCTTTAAGCTAAGACAATTAAATAAGCGTGTGTGGTTGCCTCAAAGCTTAAAACAAGCCAACAGCCTTTGTAGGGAGCGTTTTGACATCGCTCCTTTTAGATTGCCTTTAAGGCGTTTGAAGTTTTTTGATGAGCCAAGCCCCTCTTGCTTTTATAAGCGGAGACTAGATTGTATTATTGTTCCTATTTTAGGAATGGATATGGATTTTAGGCGTGTGGGTTTTGGTGCTGGCATGTATGATAGAAGTTTGCCCAAGTTGTTAAAAAACCAAAGAAAGCAACCCTTGGTAGTGTTTGTAAGCAGAGAGTTAATAATGGCATCAAAGCCTCTTACGCACACTTATGATATTCAGGCTAATCTTTATGTGAATCCTCGTATCGTAATAAAAAATAATCAAAAGGTGCGCTATGGGTCACAACGGATTAATTTATGTTTCATTAGAAGTCATTGTTTCTTGTTTGATAACCGCTCTAATTGTGTATCTCATTATGAAAAGGATTTATCATGCTAA
- the rny gene encoding ribonuclease Y, translating into MKRIYHAKGKELLKGATAKAKLMEFQAKAFVEAEEARMKNLECQLQQKYENERLQLKVKYEKKESHLKHLEAQYKEFARDERRYLDKEKKELEVQRQSLEKEIEISKEQTTKCKEAQEKALEVMLNYIGYTKDEIKAMVLEQLENELIAQKSALIRRYEKEAKEEAKRKAYEILAEATARFAGNYAIENLMSRVELPCQEYIGRVIGKEGKNIETFKKVSGVDMEIGEDDKAIYLSSFNIYRREVASEVLKILVEDGRIQPNRIEEVYQRVSANMEKNMLSEGHGVVLELELGAMEDELKILLGKMRYRSSFGQNALQHSKEVAFLAGLIAEQLGGDKKLARRAGILHDIGKALTHELGADHVSLGAEVCKRNKEDPVVINAIYAHHGHEEIMSIECASVCAADALSAGRPGARRKSDEEYAKRMQTLEEIAMEFKGVEKAYAMESGRELRVIVRANQIKDNQVPLIAKQIAKKIEESSQYLGEVSVQVVRESRFKAVATMNND; encoded by the coding sequence ATGAAAAGGATTTATCATGCTAAAGGAAAAGAACTTTTAAAGGGTGCTACAGCTAAAGCTAAGCTTATGGAATTTCAAGCTAAAGCTTTTGTTGAGGCTGAAGAGGCACGCATGAAAAATTTAGAATGCCAACTTCAGCAAAAATATGAAAATGAAAGATTGCAACTTAAAGTTAAATATGAAAAGAAAGAATCTCATTTAAAACATTTAGAGGCGCAATACAAAGAATTTGCAAGAGATGAGAGGCGTTATTTAGATAAGGAAAAAAAAGAGCTTGAAGTCCAACGACAGAGTTTAGAAAAAGAAATAGAAATATCTAAAGAGCAAACTACCAAGTGTAAAGAGGCTCAAGAAAAAGCTTTAGAAGTTATGCTTAATTATATTGGTTATACTAAAGATGAAATTAAGGCAATGGTCTTAGAGCAATTAGAGAATGAATTGATAGCACAAAAAAGTGCTTTAATTAGACGCTATGAAAAAGAGGCTAAGGAAGAGGCTAAAAGAAAAGCTTATGAAATTTTAGCAGAGGCTACGGCTCGTTTTGCGGGTAATTATGCTATAGAAAATTTAATGAGTCGTGTAGAGTTGCCTTGTCAAGAATATATTGGGCGTGTGATTGGCAAAGAGGGGAAAAATATTGAAACCTTTAAAAAAGTGAGCGGTGTAGATATGGAAATTGGCGAAGATGATAAGGCAATTTATTTGTCTAGTTTCAATATCTATAGGCGTGAAGTTGCTAGTGAAGTTTTAAAAATCTTAGTAGAAGATGGGCGTATCCAACCTAATAGGATTGAAGAGGTTTATCAGCGAGTTTCTGCTAACATGGAAAAGAACATGCTATCTGAAGGGCATGGCGTGGTGCTAGAATTAGAGCTTGGAGCTATGGAAGATGAGCTTAAAATCTTACTAGGCAAAATGCGCTATCGCTCTAGCTTTGGGCAAAATGCTTTACAACATTCTAAAGAAGTGGCATTTTTAGCGGGCTTGATTGCTGAGCAATTAGGTGGGGATAAGAAATTAGCAAGAAGAGCGGGCATTTTGCATGATATTGGTAAAGCACTAACCCACGAACTAGGAGCTGATCATGTAAGCTTGGGTGCTGAGGTGTGTAAGCGTAATAAAGAAGACCCTGTGGTTATTAATGCGATTTATGCTCACCATGGGCATGAAGAGATTATGAGTATAGAGTGTGCGAGTGTGTGTGCTGCTGATGCGCTTTCTGCAGGAAGACCTGGTGCAAGAAGAAAGAGTGATGAAGAATACGCTAAACGCATGCAAACCCTAGAAGAAATCGCTATGGAATTTAAGGGGGTTGAAAAGGCGTATGCTATGGAGAGTGGGCGAGAATTAAGAGTGATTGTGCGTGCTAATCAAATTAAGGATAATCAAGTCCCGCTAATAGCTAAGCAAATTGCCAAAAAGATTGAAGAAAGTTCGCAGTATCTAGGCGAAGTGAGCGTTCAGGTGGTGCGTGAAAGTCGCTTTAAAGCTGTTGCTACGATGAATAATGACTAA
- a CDS encoding uracil-DNA glycosylase family protein, with the protein MERLLGETYTNTAYNPLPTKPFSKEVHESISTCTLCKRHQGTTPISGYFNPSAKLTFITLSPMLDKQLKFPTNLKANMLQSIIQKVFNYSLKDCNILSLLKCDSKTLDLEQEIKACLPHLTWQLEKSSSKLQIVFGETPLFYLLNSSKKESFGRIISRYSKNFLATYALEDMLKNPSLKKEALLHFKTAIEFLNTP; encoded by the coding sequence ATGGAGCGTCTTTTGGGGGAGACTTATACTAATACTGCTTATAATCCCCTACCCACAAAGCCCTTTTCTAAAGAAGTGCATGAGAGTATTAGCACTTGCACGCTATGCAAACGCCATCAAGGCACAACCCCAATAAGTGGGTATTTTAATCCTAGCGCAAAGCTAACTTTCATTACACTTAGCCCTATGTTAGACAAGCAATTAAAATTTCCAACCAATTTAAAAGCCAATATGCTACAAAGCATTATCCAAAAAGTCTTTAATTATTCATTGAAAGATTGCAATATTCTTTCACTTCTTAAATGCGATTCTAAAACCCTAGATTTAGAACAAGAAATCAAAGCATGCTTGCCCCATTTAACATGGCAATTAGAAAAAAGCTCTTCAAAACTTCAAATTGTCTTTGGAGAAACTCCTTTATTTTATTTGCTCAATAGCTCTAAGAAAGAATCTTTTGGACGCATTATCTCAAGATATTCAAAAAATTTTCTTGCCACCTACGCTTTAGAAGATATGCTTAAAAACCCCTCACTCAAAAAAGAGGCATTATTACATTTTAAAACAGCAATAGAATTTTTAAATACCCCTTAA
- the aspA gene encoding aspartate ammonia-lyase: MPKRIEHDFIGEMEISNDVYYGIQALRASENFFITNDKLCSYPIFIKAFAQVKKAAALTNAQLGLIDEKIKTAICHACDLLIDGQYHDQFIVDMIQGGAGTSTNMNVNEVVSNLALEYMGHKKGEYEFCHPNDHVNRSQSTNDAYPSALKIAIYERLTNLVTPMKTLRDAFSQKAKEFAHVLKMGRTQLQDAVPMTLGQEFETYALMLDKDIEQVLDARNWVREINLGGTAIGTGINSHPDYRILIEKKIQEVTGRPFIVAHNLIEATQSTGAYVQVSGVLKRVAVKLSKICNDLRLLSSGPRAGLNEINLPKMQPGSSIMPGKVNPVIPEVVNQVCFDVIGNDLSVALAAEGGQLQLNVFEPVIAYKLFHSFVILGRALETLATKCVQGITANEKICSDYVFNSIGIVTALNPHIGYEKSASIAKEALKSGRSIYDITLEKKILTKEQLDDIFKPENMLNPHTFKKHKD; the protein is encoded by the coding sequence ATGCCAAAACGCATTGAACATGATTTTATCGGAGAAATGGAAATTAGTAATGATGTCTATTATGGCATTCAAGCTCTAAGAGCGAGTGAAAATTTCTTTATCACTAATGACAAGCTTTGTAGTTATCCTATCTTTATCAAAGCGTTTGCTCAAGTTAAAAAAGCGGCGGCTTTAACTAATGCCCAATTGGGTCTTATTGATGAAAAAATCAAAACCGCCATTTGTCATGCATGTGATTTATTGATTGATGGGCAATACCACGACCAATTTATTGTGGATATGATTCAAGGCGGAGCTGGCACTAGCACCAATATGAATGTGAATGAAGTAGTTTCTAACTTGGCTTTAGAATATATGGGGCATAAAAAAGGCGAATACGAATTTTGCCACCCAAATGACCATGTTAATCGTTCGCAATCCACTAATGATGCTTATCCTAGTGCTTTAAAAATTGCTATTTATGAGCGTTTAACCAACCTAGTTACACCTATGAAAACCTTGCGTGATGCTTTTTCTCAAAAAGCTAAAGAATTTGCCCATGTGCTTAAAATGGGGCGCACCCAACTTCAAGATGCTGTGCCTATGACTTTAGGACAAGAGTTTGAAACCTATGCTTTAATGCTTGATAAAGACATTGAGCAAGTTTTAGATGCTAGAAATTGGGTAAGAGAAATCAATCTCGGAGGCACTGCAATTGGAACAGGTATCAATTCACACCCTGATTATCGTATCCTTATTGAAAAGAAAATCCAAGAAGTAACCGGTCGCCCCTTTATTGTGGCTCATAATCTCATTGAGGCTACTCAAAGCACCGGAGCCTATGTGCAAGTAAGTGGGGTTTTAAAAAGGGTTGCGGTAAAACTCTCTAAAATTTGTAATGACTTGAGATTATTAAGTTCAGGCCCTAGGGCAGGATTAAACGAAATTAATTTACCTAAAATGCAACCGGGAAGTTCTATCATGCCGGGCAAAGTCAATCCTGTAATCCCAGAAGTAGTTAATCAAGTGTGCTTTGATGTAATAGGAAATGACTTGAGCGTAGCACTAGCAGCAGAGGGCGGACAATTACAATTAAATGTGTTTGAGCCTGTCATTGCTTATAAGCTTTTCCATTCTTTTGTGATTTTAGGGCGTGCTCTTGAAACCCTTGCAACTAAATGTGTGCAAGGCATTACAGCTAATGAAAAAATTTGTAGCGACTATGTGTTTAATAGTATTGGTATTGTTACCGCACTCAACCCCCATATTGGCTATGAAAAATCTGCATCTATTGCTAAAGAGGCCTTAAAGAGCGGTCGCTCTATCTATGACATTACTTTGGAAAAGAAAATCTTAACCAAAGAACAGCTAGATGATATTTTCAAACCCGAAAATATGCTTAACCCCCATACTTTCAAAAAACACAAAGACTAA
- the murA gene encoding UDP-N-acetylglucosamine 1-carboxyvinyltransferase — translation MDFLEIKGQNPLKGTINISGAKNSALPILAATLLSQQEVKISALPQVADIKAMALLLQNLGAQLEWLDSNTLKLQANSITHTEATYDLVRKMRASILVLGPLLTRFKECLVSLPGGCAIGTRPVDLHLKAMQQLGAEIKIEQGYIHASAKKGLIGKDILFDKITVTGTENALMAASLAKGTTRIINAAKEPEIVQLCEFLQSGGVEIEGIGTSELKIKGTEGEALKLKDIQIIPDRIEAGTYLCAGAITNSQLKINQVIPNHLQAILDKLQEIGFSFNIDNNSVELIPSQKRQAFEITTQEYPGFPTDMQAQFMALATQCEGASIIQETLFENRFMHASELQRLGANISLKTHTATINGSTELTGSDVMATDLRASSALVLAGLVAQGTTKVHRIYHLDRGYENLEEKMQALGVKIKRLKEK, via the coding sequence TTGGATTTTTTAGAAATTAAAGGACAAAACCCCCTAAAAGGCACTATCAACATTTCGGGTGCAAAAAATTCCGCACTCCCTATTCTAGCTGCTACACTTTTAAGCCAACAAGAAGTTAAAATTAGCGCCTTGCCCCAAGTTGCAGACATAAAAGCTATGGCATTATTGTTGCAAAATTTGGGCGCTCAATTAGAATGGCTTGATTCTAACACGCTCAAATTGCAAGCTAATTCTATCACTCATACAGAGGCGACTTATGATTTAGTGCGTAAAATGCGTGCATCTATCTTAGTTCTAGGCCCTTTACTAACACGCTTTAAAGAATGTCTAGTAAGCTTGCCCGGAGGCTGTGCTATAGGAACTCGCCCTGTGGATTTACACCTAAAGGCTATGCAACAATTAGGAGCTGAAATCAAAATTGAGCAAGGTTATATCCATGCAAGCGCTAAAAAGGGCTTAATTGGCAAAGACATTTTATTTGATAAAATCACCGTTACAGGCACAGAAAATGCGCTTATGGCAGCAAGCCTAGCCAAAGGCACCACTCGCATTATTAATGCTGCCAAAGAGCCTGAAATTGTGCAATTATGTGAATTTTTACAAAGTGGTGGTGTAGAGATTGAGGGCATAGGCACAAGCGAATTAAAAATCAAAGGCACAGAAGGTGAGGCACTTAAGCTTAAAGATATTCAAATCATTCCTGATAGAATTGAGGCAGGCACTTATTTATGTGCTGGAGCCATTACTAATAGTCAGCTTAAAATCAATCAAGTAATACCTAATCATCTTCAAGCCATTTTAGATAAACTTCAAGAAATTGGTTTTAGTTTCAATATAGATAACAACTCTGTTGAGCTAATCCCTAGCCAAAAACGCCAAGCCTTTGAAATCACCACACAAGAATATCCGGGTTTTCCAACCGATATGCAAGCGCAATTTATGGCATTAGCCACACAATGCGAGGGAGCAAGCATTATTCAAGAAACCTTGTTTGAAAATCGTTTCATGCATGCAAGCGAGTTGCAAAGACTAGGCGCAAACATTAGTCTTAAAACCCATACCGCAACTATTAATGGCTCTACAGAGCTTACAGGAAGTGATGTAATGGCAACTGATTTAAGAGCCTCTTCAGCGTTAGTTCTAGCTGGTCTAGTTGCACAAGGGACTACAAAAGTGCATAGAATTTATCACCTAGATAGAGGCTATGAGAATTTAGAGGAAAAAATGCAAGCTTTAGGAGTAAAAATTAAACGCTTAAAAGAAAAGTAA
- the galU gene encoding UTP--glucose-1-phosphate uridylyltransferase GalU, which produces MIKKCLFPAAGYGTRFLPITKTIPKEMLPIIDKPLMQYAVEEAMEAGCEVMAIVTGRGKRSLEDYFDTSYELEHQIQGTSKENALESIRNIMKKCRFSYTRQKQMKGLGHAILTGETLIGNEPFAVILADDLCASHSNPAVLKQMSELYKKYQCSIVAIEEVALEEVSKYGVIKGELLEEGVYEIKDMVEKPNQEDAPSNLAVIGRYILTPDIFDILRITKPGKNNEIQITDALLTQAKQKRIIAYKFKGKRYDCGSVEGYIEATNAYYQQRL; this is translated from the coding sequence ATGATTAAAAAATGTCTTTTTCCTGCTGCTGGTTATGGCACACGCTTTTTACCCATTACTAAAACTATCCCCAAAGAAATGCTCCCCATTATAGACAAACCCCTAATGCAATATGCTGTAGAAGAGGCTATGGAGGCAGGTTGTGAGGTAATGGCAATTGTTACAGGACGAGGCAAACGCAGTTTGGAAGACTATTTTGATACAAGCTATGAGTTAGAACATCAAATCCAAGGCACAAGCAAGGAAAATGCCCTAGAAAGCATTCGTAATATTATGAAAAAATGCCGTTTTTCTTATACACGCCAAAAGCAAATGAAAGGTCTAGGGCATGCGATTTTAACCGGTGAAACCCTCATAGGCAATGAGCCTTTTGCAGTGATTTTAGCCGATGATTTATGTGCTAGTCATAGTAATCCTGCTGTTTTAAAACAAATGAGCGAACTTTATAAAAAATATCAATGCTCTATTGTGGCTATTGAAGAAGTAGCGTTAGAAGAGGTTTCAAAATACGGCGTGATTAAGGGCGAATTACTAGAAGAAGGCGTGTATGAGATAAAAGATATGGTTGAAAAACCTAACCAAGAAGATGCCCCAAGCAATTTAGCTGTCATAGGACGCTATATTCTAACCCCTGATATTTTTGATATTTTGCGTATTACTAAACCCGGCAAAAATAATGAAATCCAAATTACAGACGCTCTTTTAACTCAAGCTAAACAAAAACGCATTATTGCCTATAAATTCAAAGGTAAGCGTTATGATTGTGGGAGTGTTGAGGGCTATATTGAGGCAACTAATGCCTATTATCAACAACGCTTATAA
- a CDS encoding lytic transglycosylase domain-containing protein: MRIIKFYPFLFLFTISINLGLSKPRLSLKDLEKKPAGIARDYYLWRYISDKNTSLENAKKAYELAQNKNSALQKAMHEKGLENLEKNPNVKMPEDIHCKQIALESLLEEIDTLQTSCIAIALKSKIRDFDKISLAILKPLQTKIKESYPILYQELNILQDKDISASMFKANAQVFSALFNHLSYEQKLKIFEEPIPIKELNRLLDENYSAFNHLVYKIVLDPKLDNFKEALAKSNATHSNAQTFFILGINEILRKKPQRASKYFERSEIVAKDDAFLRDRAIFWQYLVHKKRKILERLSKSQALNLYSIYASHELKSSPNYRIISNIQNLSKKNPPFNTYDPFLWQKFKTYALSLQDENAFKNTLKSLHYKKSAPELTYLLNERNKDKLYYYLSPYEGIIEWQNNDEKAMAYAIARQESFLLPALISRSFALGLMQIMPFNVEPFAKSLGINNIDLDDMFNPNIAFKFGNYYLNHLKKEFPHPLFVAYAYNAGPGFLRRWLESSKRFSEKNRFEPWLSMELVPYNETRLYGFKVIANYLIYQEIFGNFIPVDAFLQQTLNLKDKK, translated from the coding sequence ATGCGCATTATTAAATTTTATCCATTTTTATTTTTATTTACTATCTCAATCAATCTTGGGCTTTCTAAGCCTCGTTTAAGTCTTAAAGATTTAGAAAAAAAGCCTGCTGGAATTGCTAGAGACTACTACTTATGGCGCTATATTAGCGACAAAAATACAAGTTTAGAAAACGCCAAAAAAGCCTATGAATTAGCCCAAAATAAGAATAGTGCCTTACAAAAGGCTATGCATGAAAAAGGCTTAGAAAATTTAGAAAAAAACCCTAATGTCAAAATGCCAGAAGATATTCATTGCAAGCAAATTGCTTTAGAAAGTTTATTAGAAGAGATAGATACCCTTCAAACAAGCTGTATTGCTATAGCCTTAAAATCAAAAATTAGAGATTTTGATAAAATCTCTCTTGCAATCCTCAAACCTTTGCAAACAAAAATCAAAGAATCCTATCCTATTCTTTATCAAGAATTAAATATTCTACAAGATAAAGATATTAGTGCCTCTATGTTTAAGGCTAATGCACAAGTTTTTAGCGCCCTATTTAACCACCTAAGCTATGAGCAAAAGCTTAAAATTTTTGAAGAACCTATCCCCATTAAAGAATTAAATCGCCTTTTAGATGAAAATTATTCAGCCTTTAATCATCTTGTCTATAAGATTGTCCTAGACCCTAAATTGGATAATTTTAAAGAGGCTTTAGCCAAAAGTAATGCCACTCATAGTAATGCCCAAACTTTTTTCATTCTAGGAATCAATGAGATTTTAAGAAAAAAACCTCAAAGAGCCTCAAAATATTTTGAACGCTCTGAGATTGTAGCTAAAGATGATGCTTTCTTAAGAGATAGAGCTATTTTTTGGCAATATTTAGTCCATAAAAAACGAAAGATTTTAGAGCGCCTCTCAAAAAGTCAAGCGCTTAATCTCTATAGTATTTATGCTAGCCATGAACTCAAAAGCTCGCCTAATTATCGCATTATTTCAAATATCCAAAATTTAAGCAAGAAAAATCCCCCCTTTAATACCTATGACCCTTTTTTATGGCAAAAATTTAAAACTTATGCTTTGAGTTTGCAAGATGAAAATGCTTTTAAAAATACGCTCAAAAGCTTACATTATAAAAAAAGCGCCCCCGAGCTTACTTATCTTTTGAATGAGCGCAATAAAGATAAGCTCTATTACTATCTCTCTCCTTATGAGGGTATTATTGAATGGCAAAATAACGATGAAAAAGCGATGGCTTATGCGATTGCTAGACAAGAAAGTTTCTTACTTCCAGCACTCATTTCTCGCTCTTTTGCTTTAGGGCTTATGCAGATTATGCCCTTTAATGTAGAGCCTTTTGCCAAAAGTCTTGGAATTAATAATATTGATTTAGATGATATGTTTAATCCTAATATTGCTTTTAAATTTGGTAATTACTATTTAAACCACTTAAAAAAAGAATTCCCTCACCCCCTTTTTGTGGCTTATGCTTATAATGCAGGGCCTGGTTTTTTAAGAAGATGGTTAGAAAGCTCTAAACGCTTTAGTGAAAAAAATCGCTTTGAGCCATGGCTTAGCATGGAGCTTGTGCCTTACAATGAAACACGCCTTTATGGCTTTAAAGTCATAGCTAATTATTTGATTTATCAAGAAATTTTTGGCAATTTTATTCCTGTTGATGCATTTTTACAACAAACTCTTAACTTAAAGGATAAAAAATGA
- a CDS encoding YggT family protein: MIFSSLLNASATILHGLITAYVWVVIIYSLLSFVQPNPNNPIVQILSRLCEPVFYFLRSKFKLVYNGLDFAPLAVIIILKFLDLTLIEWLFALAQSL; the protein is encoded by the coding sequence ATGATATTTTCAAGTTTATTGAATGCAAGCGCAACCATTTTACATGGTTTGATTACAGCGTATGTATGGGTAGTTATTATTTATTCACTTCTAAGTTTTGTGCAACCTAATCCTAATAACCCTATCGTGCAGATTTTATCTCGCTTGTGTGAGCCGGTGTTTTATTTCTTGCGTTCTAAATTCAAGCTTGTGTATAATGGATTAGATTTTGCTCCTTTAGCGGTGATTATTATCTTAAAATTTTTAGATTTGACCTTGATTGAATGGCTTTTTGCTCTCGCTCAAAGTCTTTAA